The following is a genomic window from Micropterus dolomieu isolate WLL.071019.BEF.003 ecotype Adirondacks linkage group LG04, ASM2129224v1, whole genome shotgun sequence.
TCTCTGCCTATTCTATGCAGAGCGGAGAGCCGCGTCTGGGACGCGCTGCAGCCACGCCTGCtggactcacaagcattgactcagtgtttcccatacattgatttacttTTGGCAGCCCGCCACAATACCAACGCTTACCGCAACATattaatgttcttttttttttatatttaaaaatgggtaaaatcatatttgattgtaGAGCTACAGATTCGCTTAGAACCTCCGCTCGTTCTCTTCCTCACAAAGACATTGACAACAGACCCGTTTGTGAATAGCTCCTCCTCTTCGTGCACAATCTCAATCAAAACATGATCTTGTGCTGCACACTGCACAAATTTGTCTATCCGTTCTTAACACAACACTGTGAATCTCACAAACCCATCTTCAAATTAGTTATTAGCACGCATGTATGGAGCCTATCTAATAAGGATAgatatgttaacgttagaatacagctgggttgtccCGGTTAGCCCACTGTACATAGCGGCTACTCAATGATACCTCCATCTTCTTCTTATCAATATTCCATCAGTTTCAGCTCTGTTCTGTCTTAAGTCTCTTGTAACCTTTTGTAAGCAGCTATATATCTCCTTAGATTTTGtttcccttctcttcttttttctcttgctcCCCATGCTCTCATCTGCTTGTTTATTCTCCTCACTATTGTGCACTTAAGTCCTCTTTAGTCTTCTTTGACAGGCATTGAAACAGAGTAGGGAATTGGCCGGTGTGtatgggtgtatgtgtgtgcatgaggctgtgtgtgtgaccaaAAGAGAGGCGACTGTTGGCTGTGAGCACTGCTTtggctttgtttttctctctctctgtgctgatgTCATTAGATAGGATAAAGGGGTTTTTGTGTTCCCAGAGGAACAGCAGTAACCAGGAACATTTGGCTACCTAGAGTGGATAAAAATgcttggtgtgtatgtgtgaatgtccATATGTGTTGAAGGGATTTTAAGTACACAACCCTAAGCTTTGTCCTTTTCTGTCCATCCACACTTCCTGTCTGATTCATCATTTCAACCTCATCCTTCCTTTGTCTTCACAGTCTGATCCGCTGTTCTGGTTGCTCATGACTTCTTTTCCACCCTCTTTGTTTTCCCCCTGGCTcttgtgctggtgtgtgtgtgtgtgtgtgtgtgtgtgtgtgtgtgtgtgtgtgtgcatgcctgtcTTCATTTGTGAAATTGTATCTACAGTGAGGCTAGCCCGGCTTCTGTGTGTCAGGCTTGTCTGGAGAAAAATTATGGAAGCCCTTTCAGCAGATCAGCAAAGGCTGGACGAGATCACAGCAAAGTTGTGACCTTTGGGGGCGTGACTGAGATCGAGCAGCCAATAGACACAGTCACGTCAACTGAAGGGGAGGAGACAGAGTTGCTAAGACGGCTCCTTTCCAAGACAACTGTAGCCATGCCTACCATTGGCCTGGGCTCCCAGCTTTCAGAGAGGGAAAGCAGGTATGGACAAGGCCAAATACAAGACAACTTGGGCTACAATTGCTCGAAACCCAAGTCACTTGTATTAGTATGGACTGTATTGAGGCACAAAAAGGTCCCTTGCTGTCCCATTACTTGTTAAATGATTTAATTGAATTgcttgtcagtgtcactttGGCCTATTTTAATTAGTAAGTTAGATAGTTTGGATGCACCTCTGCATTGTACTGATTTGCTTGTAGTTTTAATGGGAaacaaaggcacacacacacacacatgcatgtacatgCTGCTGTGACACGTAGAGCTACATAAATCGGCCATGCAGATAAATCGGCTCACATTAGCTCCTTGAGGTATATAAGTACTGGCATATGCTGTATGTTGGCTGATAAATAATATCTAAGAAATATCAACAGCAGGTTTTTGGTAGTTTTTAAACAATGTCTCCATTACATAGTTGATGAGAGAGCACTGGCAAGTTGGCAACCAAATTCTGGAGAGAAGAGTATTGGCTAATATATCAGATTTTTTCAATTCTCATTCAATACCGGTATCAGCTTTAAGAATCCTGGTCCGTCTGTAGTGACAACAATGCAGTTCATGCAGTCCTGTAATGTTTGTGTAAACCAGTTATCTCTTGATATACTACACAATCTGTTCACTtctgatatatatatttcagaaaaatgtaaacattccTCATTATTGATGGAGGTTATCACATGAGTCTGATGGTCAAAGTGTTTGACGTGGCTCAAAATCTCATCacaggtctttttttttttagacctAACCCTTTTAGATTTGCattggttttgcatgttttttttaacccgTAGCTATTATTTGTTTCTAAGTCACTCAGTTGAATGGTCTttagtttgaaaatgttttgttcttctgTACTTCTGTACTGTATTCCGTCCTCTTTGTGACCACCTGTGGCCTGACTTTCTGCATGTCCCTGCCTGGATTTTAAGACTGTATATGCAAATTATCCATCGTTGTTGCTGAAGTTTGAGCTTGATGTGATGCTCTCACAGCCAGGTAGATGGAGCTGACCTCAATCCAACTACACCTCCCTCTGCTGATCTGTCACCCTGGACCACTGAAACCCCTCCCACTCCTGCTGAGCTGGATGCACGTCTGGCTCAGTATGAACGCAGAatagaggaagaggatgaggaggaagaggacaggatCCCAGATCTCCAGAAAGACGACATGATGGCGAGGAGGACAGGAATTTTCCATAAACAAAGCACTGCCCCAGTGATTTACAACCGTTTCCTGCCTCTGCCCAACGCCAAACGCAGCACACAAGGGGAGGTCACCACTGATGCTGCTCCACAGAACAAAGGGGAAGTGCAGGGAGACAGGAGCAAGAAACTGAACGCCAGGTGGGCTGAGATTTGTGTGGAACTCACTAACAATACTAGGAGAAACTAATAAGCTCGGTGTGGTTTGCATCCTGAAAGAGATTCTCCAGCTTGATGTTCAGTTATTTCAATTATAGGAGTTTCTCTCATAGAGTGGAGCAACAGCAACTACAAGTTCCCATGGAAACACCTCAACCGCGCCCTGACTCCACTGTGAGCCGAGCAATGTCTCACAGCGAACGtgaatatgatgatgatgaggacgaGTATGATGAAAATGAGCCCTTGCCTGACCTGGAGAAGGATGATATGATGGCTCGGAGGACCGGATCATTCCAAAAACCGAGTGCAGCCAGAACAAATCAGCCCATCAACCAGTTCCTGCCAGTACCTGGATCAGTTAAATATAACATCGCCCCGGTGTCTGCAATGAAGCCACTACACAGCAGACCCAAATTCACTGAGAAGATGGCTAGTGAAAGGTATTTACTGCGTTTGAATGATGAAGAGATTGTGGTGTCGTTCAACTACTGCGACTAACAAAGCACATTTTACTGGCaaagatgaacatttaattATGTTGACAAGTTATATGGCCTGCAGCACTAACATAAGTAAGTCTCTGGATGATTTATAGTTGATCTGACTtgactgtgttgtagttttggTGCCATGCCAGCATGTTTGACTCCCCGAGCTGGATGCCTGATGTGGTTGTGTTATTTGTATATGAAAGGACTGGTCGGCTTTCATTTGCTGTTGTGGTTGGATTCTTGGAGCCCTGGTTCTCATATGGCGCAGCAATGTTTGTGcttggtttggtttgttttctttttgtttttgaggtTTAACCTTGGCTTTGTTTGGCATGACTTTGGTTGTTTGGTTGTGGTTCTAGTTAAGCATGGAGCACTCGGATGTTATCTTTGTATTTGAAGTGTAAATAGCTGCTGAATCACTTGGGGGgcaaacagctgctgctctACACTCTAGCATTTCAACTAATTCCAACTAATTTTCAACCAGTTCCCTAATAAAAATACATCTCAGTTTAAACCCAAGtaaatattcatttattattcatgTATTACTGCACTCTTAATTCTCCACATACTCTGAATTGTATGTTTgccttaaaggtccagtgtgtaatatttctgaggatctattgacagaaatgcaatataagacccataactgttttcagtggtatataaagaccttatataataaaccgttatgtttttattaccttagaatgagccatttatatctacataaccacgggtccccccttccatggacgctGCCACGTTgcatcatcatgtttctacagtagctgaaaatagacaaacagcactacagagcgtgtttcgtcactgCGTTCTTCtagttctacttctggtagaattcaggcagtgtagaccCTCtacactacgttgaatacgtaacATTCAAAGAataagtagtaataatatacagcagcggtctgcaaataagttttgcatcggagcaatattttcaaccattaatCGTGGGTAAGAATATAAGATGTAATATTAGACTGCATTCACGtggtgtttggttagctcacttGATAAAGCACAGGAGTTGTACCTCTAAGGTAGACAATttttctcttcaacaaatggattatGCAGCAGTTTCTCATACTCCCATTACGGGATTTgctatagtgtgtgtgtttcggtgattgatccacatccatcaacctacggatgctttttcatttccccagtatgtCCATCcagacatttaggggaatcacattttctgactGCGCTTTCAgcggtgtgtcaagcaggctagactcttttaatgtcagtgacaatgtttcacactcttggcttacattttccatgttatctgtcagtggccaagtcgcaATAGCATATGGTTTtactaaataataaagtaaatataatttcttaatatatctacgtgaagaaacctcatttcttgactggccactctctgctgtctcaggaGACagcaccttttgtgctgtgtcagccaccgtagctgtcctgcactctttgaaaggttagggggcagtggcagactggacagatggttgcaattcacaaccctcaccactagatgccactaaatcttacacacttaaccttaaGACAAAttccacatttttgaatgttcAGTTGATGTGCTGTTTACTGAATGCAAAACTCTAAGATACACAAGTAGTGAGCCAACTGAACAGTGTCTCTATTTGTACTAGTACTCATATTttagtacatactgtatattttttggCTTACCCAGCGATATCTAGAAAGACAgatcattttagttttatttcccaggttttgagatatttatCTTTTAAAGTTTGAGCCCAAGACACAAGTAAATAAAGCTGAAACTACAATAAGCAGCACTGACCTCATACAGAGGGAGGACTTGCAAAAAAGAATGGCCTCTTGTAGTCTTTGCATGGGGACTATGTCTTTAGTAAAAAGTAGTTCCAATGAAGACTGATCACCATGAGATTTGTGGATTATCCAAACTAGCAGTTTCTGGAATGAGATGTTGCTTTTGAAATTTATACTTGTGGGTTTTCAgtgcaccacaaacaaaattcctTTCACCTATGTTGTATTGAGGCTAAAATCTCAGAGACATTGCTGATATCTCACAACCTCAGCAGATAACActaaaactatctgcatgactAGATACCATTAGATGTAAGtgagaaattattatttttattaattattaattttattttaatttgggTGATCTGACTCTGTTCTGGCCTCTCCTCACTTTTGTTTGCCTTTGACAGCTGATAGAAACCACTATTTTGCTACTGGGGTGTGTTCAGAAGGGCAACATGGTTAAACGTTtcagcagagagcagctgtAGTTTGTTGTTTGTGATTCAGTCTGGATTTACCAGCTGTATTTTCTAGTAATCATGGCCTTGTCACTGGATTTTAGCAGCATCTTGGCAGCAGAACCTCAGGCCCGGTCCTCCATAACTTCAACCCTCTCCAAGTGTGGGGGGCTGACGGAGAGGCAAGAGGAGGATGGAAAGCAAGAGGGAGCCATGACAATCCCTAACACGTCTGTCACAGGTGTGACTGAgcccctctcctctccatcaCTTACCCCTCCGCCCAGTCCTGCTGCTGCCCAGACTTGTAAAGTGGAGGCAGAGCTGGAAAAGCAAAGTGTGGAGGAAAGAGTTGAGGAAAAGGTGGAGAAGGGAAAGAGGGATGTGAATGAGGAAGAACCACAAAATAAACCGTTCTGGCTGGATGATGACGATCTACCTCCCATGATGTGAGATGCCCCTTGAACTCATTTTGCATGTGCCTTCATCACTCTCCTTCTCAGATTTAGCCCTGCCACTCATCCAGTCTAGATTTAATTCACTTAAGATCTGAGAATGGAAGTGAACGAGAGCCAAACGATTAttctttaatcttttttttgctGCGAGTTTTAAGTAGATACCTCCGCTTGGGATGTGAAGTGTGAGGTTGGCATAAATGGATAACACCCTGCTACCCATTCCTCTCACCTGCTTCTTCCTCTCATTCACTGTATTCTGTTATTGTTTTAGGATGAGCCGGCGAGTTGCTTTTATGTCTGAGGACACTGAGTAAGTCTTTCGGCGTGAACCTGGACGACTTTCTgcatgacaaaaatatatacacactgtgCACGTTAGAGTTCAAGAGCACAGTCcaaaagtatataaatatacaacacTAACATTGTGTTCATTGCTGTGCATTGTAATGTCATGACTCATCACTAAAATCCATTTCACCTTTTGCTTTTAAGTGttacatttaatgtaatgttctgttttgcattcttttgcttgtttgtttaaaaatagtTCATCATTAAACTTCACAAGTTAATATACACTACTCAACTAACACCCTATTATTGAGTTGAATGTGTTTGGCTGCTAAAATAAGTTAGTTatgttttctcagttgcttGTTTAATTGATTTGGGattaatattttaacatatttttgttACTGTGTGAGGGTGTGGGGCAACACATCTGCAACTAATATGATTTCACTATATGCAGAAAAAGACAGTAAGAATGATAATACGTAATATTTATGTTTAGTGGATTGTTCTTGGTTGTATTTGAGTATGTGGGGCAGGTATTTTCtggtattttattatgttaataGATTACATTGgatttgtttgatattttgtgTTGGAAATATTCACCGAAGTGACCATAAGtaaacaattaaaatgaaatatttgctGTTTTCCAGAGCCACGTCGGACAAAGTGAATATGTTGGTTGATGTGATTTTGCCATTTACACGATATTTTACTGCTTTTCCTCTCTAGGAGTGTGAGCTTGGGTGACATGCTTAACGAGGAAGAGGTAGGATACTTACCGCCGCTGAGCCAATCACGATATGAGCGCATGCAAGAGCAGTACAACAACTTCTTGGAAGATGAGGACCACTGGCAAAACGTAAGTGACTTATGACTTTAAAATAGAATATGATATCCATTTAAGTAGTAGATGGGAAAATAATATGTGCACTAGCTTTTTCAAGGATCAGCAATATCAGGATTTTAAGCTGCCATTATTTGACACTGTAAACCTGTAACAGGACTTGGTTCGCTGGAAGAATCGCCGTCGCAGTGCGTCTCAAGAACTGAtcaagaaagaggaagagaggaagaggatggaGAAAAGGATGAAGGAGGAGGGATATGACAGCAACAAGAGGAAAAGCATCAAGACCTACAAAGAGATCGTGGAGGAGAAGTAAGGGTGATATTTAAGAGTTGCACATGGCCCTTTACATGAGACAAACTTTGATCTCTGTCAAACTTAGTTTACAATAGCCTATCATACAATATCCAAAACACTGCCTAGGCACCAACTGCTTTGTGTCTCTCtacttccttttcttttctagAGAGCGCAGAGAGGCAGAGTTGTGTCAAGCCTACAGGAATGCAGCGACTCCAGAAGAGGCCGCCATAGTTTTACAGCGTTACGCTCTTCGCTTTACCATCAGTGACGCAACACTGGACAGCCTAAAACTCCCCAGATCCACTTCAAAACCCAAACAGGACCTAAATCAGGTGGACAAGGAGCACAAAACTGCATCAGCTATTAATGAGTCTGAAACATCAGAACCTCTGCACAAACCAGAACCAGCTGTTACAATGGACCAGAGCCACACAGAACCTGAAGagatacacacagatacaacTACTCAACAAGAGACATCAATTTCTCTCTCCTCTAGCTCCCCAAAACCTGGCAGTCCCCTCGCCCCGGCAACAGACTCAGAATATGTGCCACCTCAGTCACTACAACTCCAGGAACCTCAGTCCAAACCGACAGAGTCTCTAACCACACATCAAGAACAACTGATGACAGGGGATGCAAAGCCTCAAACCAAACACACTCCGCCTCAGATTGCACAAGTGCAGCCTCACACCACGCAGCCTGTACACACACTCCCTTCTCCTCCATCTGTATCCCCCAGAGCCGTCCCCCTTCTGGCAGCAAAGCCTTACTGCCAGCCCAGGAacacacagtctggacacaaaCTTGTCAAGGTGAGGCCTCCGTATCAGTCATTCATACCAGAGCATCATCTGATACTTCCACCTCAATACCTAACACCATGCTTAAATTAAAGGAGgtatttgttgtattgttgtaACATTTTTACTTGTTACCTAGTGACATAGATACAATTTTTAGTTCCCTGCATGCAGCTGTGAAGGTGTGTTGAATTAAATGTCAGGCTCAGTCACTGGCAACTAAACTTCTCTCAAAAAGCAGAAACACAtctgaatataaaaatgcaCACTTACATTTGATCTTTGGCTTCTAGCCATTTCTCCTGTGTTCTATAATCAGTGTTGATAATTTACATAATTTTGTGGGTAAATAATTTGACCTTAAACCTCGACCCTAAAAAAACCTAGTTCCAAACTGACCTTGGTAAGGCTATAAGTTGACCATATCTTTAAACTGCCTGCAGACATATGAAAAGGGCATCCATGAGTTTGTGTAACTCTAGTATAATAAGACAAATTGAGgaataaaactaaaaactatCCCTCTAATCCTGACTTCTATGCGTTTGTTCCACTCAGATGGACGGGTTGGTGAGAGTGAACGGAGAGGCAACAGAGGATTTATCTGTTTCCGCTCCACTTATGTCTGCTCGGCACTCACCACAGGAGATCAAAGACTTTCCCCTCACACAGATGGAGAAAGATATTCCCTCCGAGCGGACTGCGACCAATCAAGAGGCAGCGGAGCAGGCGCCACCTccacagacagaaaaatgtaCCACATCTTCAGGCTCTGCCATCAGCTCCCTGATTGGAGGCAGAAACTGTATCATCAAGACAACCATTGTGACAGAACTCACACAGACTCATGTGGAGCCACATCACCCGGATATCCAAAGCAATGGCCAGGTAATATTACAAGTGACATATTAAAGGACTATACCTGTGTTTCTAGTGGGTTAGACTACAACTAATGCATGCTTTACATTTCTGCTGGCCCTTTTCAAAAAAATCATCTTGCAGAAATGTCATATTAGCTTGTGAGAGGTGatacatcacaatgaaaattcTCTTTACTCTTTGTCAAAgttgtgtgtgcttgcatgaaAATGCAGACGAACGTGATAATTGTTTTCAGGTATTTTCCACTGTTGTGCATTCAAGTGTTTACGGAAAATCTTGACACCGGAGACATTAGAGTCAGCTGTTGATTCTTGCCATTCATGAGCCGTGTTAGTGGAAAATGAAACCCAAcgaacaaactgaaatcaaacaTGGGTGCTGTTGAAAAGGATATTGTGAATTTAGCTTTTTATTGCTTTAAAGCAAAGAGCACTTCAATAAACCAAC
Proteins encoded in this region:
- the limch1a gene encoding LIM and calponin homology domains-containing protein 1a isoform X1; its protein translation is MASPAAGRDVPNAPPRDEPERLEPSRPEPACQEAQKWIEAVTGKSFGDKDFRRALENGILLCELLSAIKPGLVKKINRLPTPIAGLDNLSVFLRGCEELGLKGSQLFDPGDLQDTSIRANLKDSDCNRKLKNVLNTVFWLGKAASGCASYSGPTLNLKEFEGLLAQMKMESEEGGDSPHKRSVRDSGYDCWDSERSESLSPPRHTRDNSLDSLDSFGSRSQHSPSPDVVNRGNSDGRGSDSEADASSRKPDVRKDDMLARRTASSDSRSSIPFNQFLPNRTNASSYIPTPRRKPHTEEGEQRSHPEATPEQGKRTGPHHKTPKTVTWAAEKNGEKLKQEEDKVTQEVLDQRKLQKLEKAGIKVLPAAVRYSSQVDGADLNPTTPPSADLSPWTTETPPTPAELDARLAQYERRIEEEDEEEEDRIPDLQKDDMMARRTGIFHKQSTAPVIYNRFLPLPNAKRSTQGEVTTDAAPQNKGEVQGDRSKKLNARSFSHRVEQQQLQVPMETPQPRPDSTVSRAMSHSEREYDDDEDEYDENEPLPDLEKDDMMARRTGSFQKPSAARTNQPINQFLPVPGSVKYNIAPVSAMKPLHSRPKFTEKMASESSILAAEPQARSSITSTLSKCGGLTERQEEDGKQEGAMTIPNTSVTGVTEPLSSPSLTPPPSPAAAQTCKVEAELEKQSVEERVEEKVEKGKRDVNEEEPQNKPFWLDDDDLPPMMSVSLGDMLNEEEVGYLPPLSQSRYERMQEQYNNFLEDEDHWQNDLVRWKNRRRSASQELIKKEEERKRMEKRMKEEGYDSNKRKSIKTYKEIVEEKERREAELCQAYRNAATPEEAAIVLQRYALRFTISDATLDSLKLPRSTSKPKQDLNQVDKEHKTASAINESETSEPLHKPEPAVTMDQSHTEPEEIHTDTTTQQETSISLSSSSPKPGSPLAPATDSEYVPPQSLQLQEPQSKPTESLTTHQEQLMTGDAKPQTKHTPPQIAQVQPHTTQPVHTLPSPPSVSPRAVPLLAAKPYCQPRNTQSGHKLVKMDGLVRVNGEATEDLSVSAPLMSARHSPQEIKDFPLTQMEKDIPSERTATNQEAAEQAPPPQTEKCTTSSGSAISSLIGGRNCIIKTTIVTELTQTHVEPHHPDIQSNGQVNGTMGLSGRPVEEKKSQPATSPNSMQEYSPTITEGLEESSVTIETPMLNLAKRVNHWVWDPNEERKRLEMWQQEQERLLQEQYQREQEKLKKEWEKAQLEVQEEERKHNEEERRILEETVMPLNPTSLLNQQPNQTGTTSPAPDNKETEGGDIAPQQNSQRISTLTEDQHASKLHFFHDSACDGEPSKKQELLKTASLDRNPQLNQTHVVKRSESHDAVTSKHQSSPSSPQPPSPSRCVSGKRLCSGCSQPLGKGAAMIIDTLGLFFHIQCFKCGLCNSQLGDATAGTDVRIRNGQLSCHECYIASRGRGQPTTL
- the limch1a gene encoding LIM and calponin homology domains-containing protein 1a isoform X2 produces the protein MTLPRHLVSNPSPPTMEAQKVRSPSPNIILRCENDFLSSQKSAWDSSSDVEDEAEVRKVPDVHRDDLASRRAHRGPVAPKVHQFVPPPVCSNKDRERWEGIRRASQQTLQEKKISENEVVPDIITRRDNPFLNSAPRQEEDEDEEEEGRFKAMPNKQKDDLAQRRAQSRPLPLRDGPMSFVSASMSQADLQKWERLKMTEPSQVDGADLNPTTPPSADLSPWTTETPPTPAELDARLAQYERRIEEEDEEEEDRIPDLQKDDMMARRTGIFHKQSTAPVIYNRFLPLPNAKRSTQGEVTTDAAPQNKGEVQGDRSKKLNARSFSHRVEQQQLQVPMETPQPRPDSTVSRAMSHSEREYDDDEDEYDENEPLPDLEKDDMMARRTGSFQKPSAARTNQPINQFLPVPGSVKYNIAPVSAMKPLHSRPKFTEKMASESSILAAEPQARSSITSTLSKCGGLTERQEEDGKQEGAMTIPNTSVTGVTEPLSSPSLTPPPSPAAAQTCKVEAELEKQSVEERVEEKVEKGKRDVNEEEPQNKPFWLDDDDLPPMMSVSLGDMLNEEEVGYLPPLSQSRYERMQEQYNNFLEDEDHWQNDLVRWKNRRRSASQELIKKEEERKRMEKRMKEEGYDSNKRKSIKTYKEIVEEKERREAELCQAYRNAATPEEAAIVLQRYALRFTISDATLDSLKLPRSTSKPKQDLNQVDKEHKTASAINESETSEPLHKPEPAVTMDQSHTEPEEIHTDTTTQQETSISLSSSSPKPGSPLAPATDSEYVPPQSLQLQEPQSKPTESLTTHQEQLMTGDAKPQTKHTPPQIAQVQPHTTQPVHTLPSPPSVSPRAVPLLAAKPYCQPRNTQSGHKLVKMDGLVRVNGEATEDLSVSAPLMSARHSPQEIKDFPLTQMEKDIPSERTATNQEAAEQAPPPQTEKCTTSSGSAISSLIGGRNCIIKTTIVTELTQTHVEPHHPDIQSNGQVNGTMGLSGRPVEEKKSQPATSPNSMQEYSPTITEGLEESSVTIETPMLNLAKRVNHWVWDPNEERKRLEMWQQEQERLLQEQYQREQEKLKKEWEKAQLEVQEEERKHNEEERRILEETVMPLNPTSLLNQQPNQTGTTSPAPDNKETEGGDIAPQQNSQRISTLTEDQHASKLHFFHDSACDGEPSKKQELLKTASLDRNPQLNQTHVVKRSESHDAVTSKHQSSPSSPQPPSPSRCVSGKRLCSGCSQPLGKGAAMIIDTLGLFFHIQCFKCGLCNSQLGDATAGTDVRIRNGQLSCHECYIASRGRGQPTTL
- the limch1a gene encoding LIM and calponin homology domains-containing protein 1a isoform X3, with product MTLPRHLVSNPSPPTMEAQKVRSPSPNIILRCENDFLSSQKSAWDSSSDVEDEAEVRKVPDVHRDDLASRRAHRGPVAPKVHQFVPPPVCSNKDRERWEGIRRASQQTLQEKKISQVDGADLNPTTPPSADLSPWTTETPPTPAELDARLAQYERRIEEEDEEEEDRIPDLQKDDMMARRTGIFHKQSTAPVIYNRFLPLPNAKRSTQGEVTTDAAPQNKGEVQGDRSKKLNARSFSHRVEQQQLQVPMETPQPRPDSTVSRAMSHSEREYDDDEDEYDENEPLPDLEKDDMMARRTGSFQKPSAARTNQPINQFLPVPGSVKYNIAPVSAMKPLHSRPKFTEKMASESSILAAEPQARSSITSTLSKCGGLTERQEEDGKQEGAMTIPNTSVTGVTEPLSSPSLTPPPSPAAAQTCKVEAELEKQSVEERVEEKVEKGKRDVNEEEPQNKPFWLDDDDLPPMMSVSLGDMLNEEEVGYLPPLSQSRYERMQEQYNNFLEDEDHWQNDLVRWKNRRRSASQELIKKEEERKRMEKRMKEEGYDSNKRKSIKTYKEIVEEKERREAELCQAYRNAATPEEAAIVLQRYALRFTISDATLDSLKLPRSTSKPKQDLNQVDKEHKTASAINESETSEPLHKPEPAVTMDQSHTEPEEIHTDTTTQQETSISLSSSSPKPGSPLAPATDSEYVPPQSLQLQEPQSKPTESLTTHQEQLMTGDAKPQTKHTPPQIAQVQPHTTQPVHTLPSPPSVSPRAVPLLAAKPYCQPRNTQSGHKLVKMDGLVRVNGEATEDLSVSAPLMSARHSPQEIKDFPLTQMEKDIPSERTATNQEAAEQAPPPQTEKCTTSSGSAISSLIGGRNCIIKTTIVTELTQTHVEPHHPDIQSNGQVNGTMGLSGRPVEEKKSQPATSPNSMQEYSPTITEGLEESSVTIETPMLNLAKRVNHWVWDPNEERKRLEMWQQEQERLLQEQYQREQEKLKKEWEKAQLEVQEEERKHNEEERRILEETVMPLNPTSLLNQQPNQTGTTSPAPDNKETEGGDIAPQQNSQRISTLTEDQHASKLHFFHDSACDGEPSKKQELLKTASLDRNPQLNQTHVVKRSESHDAVTSKHQSSPSSPQPPSPSRCVSGKRLCSGCSQPLGKGAAMIIDTLGLFFHIQCFKCGLCNSQLGDATAGTDVRIRNGQLSCHECYIASRGRGQPTTL